From the genome of Rhodobacteraceae bacterium Araon29, one region includes:
- a CDS encoding Na+/H+ antiporter subunit C produces MDSGTLDFIVGHLNYWLFILLMMTGLYIVVAKGNLVKKIVGLNIFQTSVFMLYISIGKVTGGTAPIFPLDMKVDPDVVYSNPLPHVLILTAIVVGIATTSLGLALIIRIREEYHSIEEDQIAEIENAVLKSEQWASEQAAGEHS; encoded by the coding sequence ATGGATAGTGGGACTTTGGACTTTATCGTCGGGCATTTGAATTATTGGCTGTTCATTCTCTTGATGATGACCGGGCTTTATATTGTCGTTGCCAAAGGCAATCTGGTGAAAAAAATCGTTGGCCTGAATATTTTTCAGACCTCGGTTTTTATGCTTTATATTTCAATCGGGAAAGTCACAGGCGGTACCGCGCCTATCTTTCCTTTGGATATGAAAGTGGACCCAGATGTTGTCTACTCAAATCCACTGCCGCATGTTTTGATCCTTACAGCGATTGTTGTTGGTATTGCCACAACCTCGCTGGGATTGGCGTTGATCATCCGGATCCGTGAAGAATACCATTCCATCGAAGAAGACCAGATTGCCGAGATTGAAAATGCGGTGCTGAAAAGTGAGCAGTGGGCATCAGAGCAGGCTGCAGGAGAGCACAGCTGA
- a CDS encoding Na(+)/H(+) antiporter subunit B, with product MRHHLILRVITKLLVGTIFLFALYVQFHGDYSPGGGFQAGVIMAAGFILYGLVFTLDKAQQVFPPWLVHKLIALGVLIYAATGIYSLFAGYAYLDYAALAPHHPEHGQHYGILIVELGVGITVTAVMVAVYYAFASRAPVLSDEDW from the coding sequence ATGCGCCATCATCTTATCTTGCGCGTGATCACCAAGCTGTTGGTTGGCACAATTTTCCTTTTTGCCCTGTATGTCCAATTTCATGGGGATTATTCCCCAGGCGGTGGATTTCAGGCGGGTGTGATTATGGCCGCCGGGTTCATTCTTTATGGGCTCGTATTTACGCTCGACAAAGCCCAGCAAGTATTTCCGCCTTGGCTGGTGCATAAGTTGATTGCCCTAGGGGTACTAATTTATGCCGCCACAGGGATTTATAGCCTGTTTGCTGGTTATGCTTATCTTGATTACGCAGCACTTGCACCGCACCATCCCGAACATGGTCAGCATTACGGAATATTGATCGTAGAACTGGGCGTTGGCATTACCGTGACCGCAGTCATGGTTGCGGTCTATTATGCGTTTGCGTCCAGAGCGCCAGTTCTAAGCGATGAGGACTGGTGA
- a CDS encoding DUF4040 domain-containing protein has protein sequence MLTVIALAVVRTRSLFAVVTLSGVFSLVSALLFVTMDAVDVAFTEAAVGAGISTVLMLGTLALTARSERSSNRSSFVPLMAVLVTGAALVYGTLDMPSFGQSDAPAQIHVGPDYLERIPHEIGVPNAVTAILASYRGYDTLGETAVVFAAGIGVLMLISGLRTRRRKEEDDPDTGGSA, from the coding sequence GTGCTAACGGTTATCGCGCTGGCGGTTGTGCGCACCCGAAGTTTGTTTGCGGTTGTCACGCTATCGGGCGTGTTTAGCCTTGTCTCCGCGTTGTTGTTTGTCACTATGGATGCAGTTGATGTGGCCTTTACCGAAGCGGCGGTTGGGGCAGGAATTTCCACTGTTTTAATGCTTGGCACGCTGGCCTTGACTGCGCGATCAGAGCGCAGCTCAAATCGCTCGTCATTTGTCCCATTAATGGCAGTTTTAGTGACTGGAGCCGCGCTTGTTTATGGCACGCTTGACATGCCAAGTTTCGGCCAAAGCGATGCGCCAGCCCAAATCCATGTTGGGCCAGACTATCTAGAGCGTATTCCACACGAAATCGGTGTGCCCAATGCGGTCACAGCAATTCTGGCGTCATATCGCGGCTATGATACGCTTGGCGAAACAGCCGTTGTGTTTGCTGCCGGCATTGGCGTCTTGATGCTGATAAGCGGGCTGCGTACCCGCCGAAGAAAAGAGGAAGATGATCCCGACACAGGGGGGTCTGCGTAA
- a CDS encoding sodium:proton antiporter, which yields MSGWQLFIEILSWALISAGSFFVIVGAIGVYRFPDFWTRLHAASVAESAGVILLLTGMMVQAGWGLIAVKLLIIGVFLFITGPTSTHAVANAALVSGLRPKNSDDGSSDDPDAA from the coding sequence ATGAGCGGTTGGCAACTTTTTATTGAAATCTTAAGCTGGGCATTGATTTCAGCCGGGTCCTTTTTTGTTATAGTTGGCGCTATTGGTGTCTATCGTTTCCCCGACTTTTGGACGCGTCTTCATGCGGCCTCTGTTGCCGAGTCGGCCGGAGTGATTTTGTTGTTGACCGGAATGATGGTGCAGGCTGGCTGGGGTTTGATTGCAGTCAAACTGTTGATCATTGGCGTATTCTTATTTATCACCGGCCCGACCTCGACGCATGCGGTGGCAAATGCGGCCTTGGTGTCTGGTTTGCGCCCGAAGAATTCTGATGATGGTTCAAGCGACGACCCTGATGCCGCATAA
- a CDS encoding pH regulation protein F, with the protein MFALAALAVFAAMFLVLARLIKGPTLYDRVLAVNAFGTKTVLFIGVVGFLAGRPDFLDIALLYALINFVGTIAVLKFFRYRSIGDVMWTPPKEENNK; encoded by the coding sequence ATGTTTGCTCTTGCAGCTCTTGCGGTTTTTGCAGCAATGTTTTTGGTTTTAGCCAGATTGATCAAAGGGCCCACCTTGTATGATCGGGTGCTGGCCGTTAACGCATTTGGAACCAAAACGGTTCTGTTTATTGGCGTGGTTGGTTTTTTGGCTGGGCGGCCTGATTTCCTTGATATCGCCCTGCTCTACGCGCTGATAAATTTTGTCGGCACCATCGCGGTGCTAAAGTTTTTCCGCTACCGTTCTATTGGTGATGTGATGTGGACACCCCCGAAAGAGGAAAACAACAAATGA
- a CDS encoding MarR family transcriptional regulator — MSDDQSPLAISLFSEILTIDQLLRNRLARVLPKGMELSHFSVLNQLAGLGGERTPAQLAKSFHVTRGAMTNTLNKLEVAGYIHVRPDWDDARRKLVALSPAGKRARETALAAVAPVVSSFVGELGTQKLRTVLPVLRDLRLRLEANI, encoded by the coding sequence ATGAGTGATGATCAAAGCCCGTTAGCCATTTCACTGTTCAGTGAGATTTTAACGATCGACCAGTTGCTACGAAATCGGTTGGCAAGGGTTTTGCCCAAGGGAATGGAGCTGTCGCATTTCTCGGTTCTCAACCAATTGGCAGGCCTCGGTGGGGAAAGAACACCTGCGCAACTGGCCAAGAGTTTTCATGTTACCCGCGGTGCAATGACCAATACCCTCAACAAGCTAGAGGTTGCAGGTTATATTCATGTGCGGCCCGACTGGGATGATGCGCGGCGTAAACTTGTGGCCTTAAGCCCGGCTGGTAAACGGGCGCGCGAAACAGCGCTGGCTGCCGTGGCCCCTGTTGTGTCCTCTTTTGTTGGAGAGTTGGGTACGCAAAAGCTGCGCACAGTATTGCCGGTTTTGCGTGACCTTAGACTGCGTCTGGAAGCCAACATATAA
- a CDS encoding carbon-nitrogen hydrolase family protein — MKAALLQLNSSDDPKKNLDATLALVDGALAQGAELILTPEVTNCVSTSRRHQADVLQLEQDDITLAALRSVACTAKVWIVIGSLALKTNDPDGRFANRSFVIDPDGNIKARYDKIHMFDVSISGSESYRESAGYRPGNQAVICQTDVGMIGLTICYDLRFPVLYRDLAYSGAQIISVPSAFSVTTGHAHWEALLRARAIETGCYVLAPAQHGEHCCKNGPPRTTYGHTLAVAPWGELLTLLAEGTGFCMVDINLGDVDRARARVPSLYKQKRYSGPEHE; from the coding sequence ATGAAGGCGGCGCTGCTTCAACTTAATAGCTCGGATGATCCGAAGAAAAATTTAGATGCGACGCTTGCTTTGGTTGATGGTGCCCTAGCGCAGGGTGCGGAATTGATTTTAACACCTGAAGTAACCAATTGTGTCTCAACAAGTCGCCGTCATCAAGCAGATGTATTACAACTTGAGCAGGATGATATTACGCTGGCGGCGCTGCGCTCTGTTGCCTGCACTGCGAAAGTCTGGATCGTGATTGGATCATTGGCGTTGAAAACCAATGACCCGGATGGGCGCTTTGCCAATCGCAGCTTTGTCATCGATCCGGATGGCAATATCAAAGCACGTTATGATAAAATACATATGTTCGATGTTTCAATATCTGGCAGTGAAAGCTATCGTGAATCTGCTGGTTACCGCCCTGGAAATCAGGCAGTTATCTGCCAAACAGATGTTGGAATGATTGGATTAACTATCTGTTATGACCTTCGATTTCCAGTTTTATATCGCGATCTTGCATATTCTGGCGCACAAATTATTTCCGTTCCGTCGGCCTTTTCGGTGACCACAGGGCATGCGCATTGGGAAGCTTTGCTGAGAGCCCGTGCGATCGAAACGGGCTGCTATGTTTTGGCACCGGCCCAACATGGTGAACATTGCTGTAAAAATGGCCCTCCAAGAACCACCTATGGGCACACTTTGGCAGTCGCCCCATGGGGAGAGTTGCTAACACTTTTGGCAGAGGGAACGGGATTTTGTATGGTTGACATAAACCTTGGTGACGTTGACAGGGCACGTGCGCGTGTGCCATCGCTTTATAAGCAGAAAAGGTACTCTGGACCTGAACATGAGTGA
- the grxC gene encoding glutaredoxin 3, with translation MNKVEIYTTQTCGYCYAAKRLLNKKGVSFKEVDVAGDPAKRAEMTKRSEGGRTVPQIFVGDIHVGGCDELYSLEHAGKLEPLLNGL, from the coding sequence ATGAATAAAGTTGAAATCTATACCACCCAAACCTGCGGCTATTGCTATGCCGCCAAGCGGCTTTTGAACAAAAAAGGTGTATCCTTTAAAGAAGTTGATGTTGCAGGTGATCCGGCAAAAAGGGCAGAGATGACCAAACGATCAGAAGGTGGCCGCACCGTGCCGCAAATCTTTGTGGGTGATATACATGTCGGCGGGTGTGATGAACTTTACAGTCTAGAGCATGCTGGCAAGTTAGAGCCTCTCTTAAACGGGCTATGA
- a CDS encoding ComF family protein produces the protein MNRVNFQTALRMIYPPRCLHCGKVVESDFGLCGNCWAQMPFASGVTCNLCGSSLMGSPTGDTAICDACILTPRPWQNGRAAMIYQGTARKLVLGLKHSDRTDIAGPAGRWIAQACHDILTPETVVMPVPLHWFRQMRRKYNQACLLASALAKHTNLTYMPNALRRPAHTRALEKVDFDERYKRLSASIEINKRRKKALMGKHVLIVDDVMTSGATLHAATQACLKAGALNVNVAVLARAEKNR, from the coding sequence ATGAATCGAGTCAATTTTCAAACTGCTTTACGCATGATTTACCCGCCCCGATGTCTACATTGTGGAAAGGTTGTAGAGAGCGACTTTGGTCTTTGCGGCAACTGTTGGGCCCAGATGCCATTTGCGTCCGGTGTCACCTGTAATCTATGCGGATCATCTTTAATGGGATCACCAACTGGCGACACTGCAATATGCGATGCTTGTATTTTGACCCCAAGGCCATGGCAGAATGGACGCGCCGCAATGATCTATCAAGGCACGGCGCGCAAGCTGGTGCTAGGACTTAAACACTCTGATCGCACCGATATCGCTGGTCCAGCTGGCCGCTGGATTGCGCAGGCCTGCCATGATATTTTAACGCCTGAGACAGTTGTAATGCCGGTCCCTTTGCATTGGTTTCGGCAGATGCGCCGGAAATATAATCAAGCCTGTCTTTTAGCATCTGCTCTCGCAAAGCACACAAACCTAACTTATATGCCAAATGCATTGAGACGGCCTGCTCACACGAGAGCCCTTGAAAAAGTTGATTTTGATGAAAGATATAAAAGGTTAAGCGCGTCTATTGAGATCAATAAAAGGCGAAAGAAGGCTCTTATGGGTAAACACGTTTTGATCGTGGATGATGTGATGACATCTGGTGCGACCTTGCACGCAGCAACACAAGCCTGTTTAAAAGCAGGCGCTTTAAATGTGAATGTGGCAGTACTAGCGCGCGCGGAAAAAAACCGTTAA
- a CDS encoding SAM-dependent methyltransferase, which produces MSKAPLLIDRTSLARRRARTKAGRGYFLHQEAITDLQDRLQMITKPFTDITIVTGHPAPWAEAFPTAQIVPDDEVLNLLPASNDLVIHAMSLHWANDPLGQMIQCRRALRLDGLFLASLLGGKTLNELRSAMSEAETLVRSGVSPRVLPMADIRDLGALLSRAGFNLPVADSHSVNATYPSLNDLMHDLRSMGETNAQLARSRQFTTRHMLQKAEEIYRARFGLPDGRLPATYEQICVTGWVPDDSHPKPLRPGSAKMRLAEALNVPEVPLKD; this is translated from the coding sequence ATGTCTAAAGCACCGTTACTTATCGACCGCACGTCACTTGCACGCCGCCGCGCCCGTACCAAAGCAGGCCGTGGGTATTTTTTGCATCAAGAAGCGATCACTGATCTTCAAGATCGCCTTCAAATGATTACCAAACCCTTTACGGATATCACAATTGTCACCGGCCACCCTGCGCCTTGGGCAGAAGCTTTTCCAACAGCACAAATTGTGCCTGATGATGAGGTTTTGAACCTACTACCTGCGAGCAATGACTTGGTGATCCACGCAATGTCCCTACACTGGGCCAATGACCCGCTCGGGCAAATGATCCAATGTCGCCGCGCGCTACGCCTTGATGGTTTATTTTTGGCCAGTTTGCTAGGCGGCAAGACATTGAACGAATTGCGCTCGGCTATGTCCGAAGCAGAAACCTTGGTGCGCAGTGGTGTGTCCCCACGAGTATTGCCTATGGCTGATATTCGTGACTTGGGCGCGTTGCTTTCAAGAGCAGGCTTTAATCTTCCAGTTGCCGACAGCCATAGTGTAAATGCAACCTATCCTAGCCTGAATGATCTCATGCATGATCTTCGCTCAATGGGTGAAACAAATGCACAATTGGCGCGATCACGCCAATTCACCACCCGCCACATGCTTCAAAAGGCCGAAGAAATATACCGTGCCCGTTTCGGTTTGCCCGATGGCCGATTGCCCGCCACATATGAACAAATATGTGTTACTGGCTGGGTGCCAGATGATAGCCACCCCAAACCTTTACGGCCCGGTTCTGCCAAAATGCGACTGGCAGAGGCGTTAAATGTGCCAGAAGTTCCACTCAAAGATTGA
- a CDS encoding ferrochelatase, translating into MPDALAPAKRPNNSPADHPKVPKQKVGILLANLGTPDHHDYWSMRRYLGEFLSDRRVIDYSPWLWQPLLQLVILTSRPFRSGAAYKSIWNTAADESPLMTITKDQTAKITDAMRARYGEDVMVDFCMRYGNPSTKSKVEKMTKAGCQKILFFPLYPHYAGATSATANDEFFRSLMQQTWQPAARIVPPYFDDPRYINALAGSVERAYADANIKPDLLVCSYHGVPKRYLMQGDPYHCQCQKTTRLLKEKLGWADSEIMTTFQSKFGPEEWLKPYTVKEVARLAAEEGKKNIAVIAPAFSADCIETLEEINEEIKESFEHAGGENFMYIPCLNDEDAHIGALSALIEDNLKGWLD; encoded by the coding sequence ATGCCCGACGCCCTTGCCCCAGCTAAAAGACCAAATAACAGCCCGGCAGATCATCCAAAGGTACCCAAGCAGAAGGTTGGTATTCTTTTGGCCAATCTGGGTACGCCTGACCATCATGATTATTGGTCGATGCGCCGCTATCTCGGTGAATTTTTATCCGACCGCCGCGTTATTGATTATTCACCTTGGCTCTGGCAACCTCTCTTACAGCTGGTGATCCTGACCTCACGCCCGTTTCGCTCAGGCGCCGCCTACAAGTCGATTTGGAATACTGCAGCGGATGAAAGCCCGCTGATGACAATCACCAAGGACCAGACCGCAAAAATAACCGATGCAATGCGCGCGCGGTACGGCGAAGATGTTATGGTGGATTTTTGTATGCGCTACGGTAATCCCTCAACCAAATCAAAAGTCGAAAAGATGACCAAGGCAGGATGCCAGAAAATCCTCTTTTTCCCGCTTTACCCTCATTACGCCGGCGCAACCAGCGCTACAGCTAACGATGAGTTTTTTCGTTCCTTGATGCAGCAAACCTGGCAGCCGGCAGCGCGCATCGTGCCGCCTTATTTTGATGATCCGCGATATATAAACGCCCTTGCCGGCTCAGTTGAGCGGGCCTATGCAGATGCTAATATCAAGCCTGATTTACTTGTTTGCTCTTACCATGGTGTGCCGAAGCGATACTTGATGCAAGGCGATCCCTATCATTGCCAGTGCCAGAAAACCACGCGGCTTCTAAAGGAAAAACTGGGCTGGGCGGACAGTGAAATCATGACCACTTTCCAATCAAAGTTTGGCCCAGAAGAATGGCTCAAGCCCTACACCGTAAAGGAAGTCGCACGGCTGGCAGCCGAAGAGGGCAAGAAGAATATTGCCGTTATTGCACCCGCTTTTTCGGCGGATTGCATTGAAACGCTCGAAGAGATCAATGAAGAAATCAAAGAAAGCTTTGAGCACGCCGGAGGAGAAAATTTTATGTATATTCCCTGCCTTAACGACGAAGATGCCCACATAGGAGCGCTGAGCGCTTTAATTGAAGACAATTTAAAGGGCTGGCTGGACTAA
- a CDS encoding 3-hydroxyacyl-CoA dehydrogenase: protein MNQVVSIEVADDYALICLNNPPVNAASQLLRQGLQDAMAFCTAQSDIKAIAIYGSGRTFVAGADIKEFGKPPQAPFLPELVNTIEQSSTPVISILHGTALGGGLEIALGTHARVGIKGLRLGLPEIHLGLLPGAGGTQRTPRLAGIPAALEMILSGRHIPADEALELGLIDQLGEGEARDVAINAAQDVVAGRLKTRRTDQISVKPNHAHLDEIEAKLLATKAHLFSPHKCVEAVRASSLPILEGLKVERQAFMECMDTPQRAGLIHAFFGERAVSNIPEAKGPTRDIAKIGIIGGGTMGSGIATACLLSGLSVRLLETAQENLDRGLATITKNLKGAVKRGKLSQDKFDMVLSNLDGSLEISNFADVDLVIEAAFEDMAIKKEIFTKLDAVCKQGAVLASNTSYLDINEIAAVTARPEDVIGLHFFSPAHVMKLLEIVVADKTASDVVATGFALAKKLRKIGVKAGVCDGFIGNRILSYYSKTASYLVLEGASPEQVDEALERFGFAMGPHKVGDLAGLDIGWMTRKRKAATRSKQDRYAGDVADRICENGWYGRKTGQGYYLYDSSDIRPNPEVGNIIDATRTKLGMTPKSFTENEIVDRYMTAMISEAVRVLEDKIAARPVDVDMVFLFGYGFPRHRGGPLHYADKIGAEKLIERIEAYAKDDDHYWKVPNLLRDMAAQGKKFADLNR from the coding sequence ATAAATCAAGTCGTTTCTATTGAAGTAGCTGACGACTACGCGCTGATTTGCCTAAACAATCCACCAGTCAACGCAGCATCGCAGCTTTTGCGGCAGGGTTTGCAGGACGCTATGGCGTTTTGCACAGCACAGAGCGATATTAAAGCAATAGCGATTTATGGGTCTGGACGCACATTCGTTGCTGGCGCAGATATCAAGGAGTTTGGCAAACCGCCGCAGGCGCCGTTTCTGCCGGAACTTGTCAATACAATCGAACAAAGTAGCACACCGGTAATTTCTATTCTGCATGGAACGGCCTTGGGCGGTGGGCTGGAAATTGCACTGGGCACCCATGCCCGCGTTGGTATCAAAGGCCTTCGGCTTGGGCTTCCAGAAATTCACCTAGGTTTATTGCCGGGCGCAGGCGGCACGCAACGCACACCGCGTTTGGCAGGGATACCTGCAGCGCTCGAAATGATCCTTTCTGGACGTCATATTCCCGCAGATGAAGCATTAGAATTGGGCCTGATTGACCAACTGGGCGAAGGAGAGGCGCGCGATGTTGCTATAAATGCAGCTCAAGATGTCGTTGCCGGTCGGTTAAAGACACGCAGAACAGATCAAATCTCGGTCAAGCCAAACCACGCGCATTTGGATGAGATCGAAGCTAAGTTACTGGCCACCAAAGCCCACTTATTTTCACCCCACAAATGTGTCGAAGCTGTCCGTGCGTCAAGTTTGCCGATACTTGAAGGCCTAAAGGTCGAGCGGCAAGCCTTTATGGAATGTATGGACACCCCGCAACGAGCCGGCTTAATTCATGCTTTTTTCGGCGAACGTGCTGTCAGTAATATTCCCGAAGCCAAAGGGCCTACCCGCGACATTGCAAAAATAGGCATCATTGGTGGCGGCACCATGGGGTCCGGAATTGCAACGGCCTGTTTACTGTCCGGCTTGTCCGTCAGACTACTGGAAACAGCCCAAGAAAATCTAGACCGCGGCTTGGCAACTATCACCAAAAACCTAAAGGGTGCGGTCAAGCGTGGAAAACTATCGCAAGATAAATTTGACATGGTGTTGTCCAATCTTGATGGCAGCCTAGAGATCAGTAATTTTGCCGATGTGGATTTGGTGATCGAAGCCGCCTTTGAAGATATGGCCATCAAAAAGGAAATCTTTACCAAACTGGACGCTGTTTGCAAACAAGGCGCTGTGCTGGCGAGCAACACATCCTATTTGGATATCAATGAAATAGCGGCCGTGACCGCGCGGCCCGAGGACGTCATTGGTCTGCACTTCTTTTCCCCTGCGCATGTAATGAAACTCTTGGAAATTGTTGTTGCGGATAAGACAGCATCTGATGTGGTTGCCACTGGCTTTGCACTTGCTAAAAAACTGCGCAAAATTGGCGTTAAAGCAGGGGTTTGCGACGGCTTTATTGGCAATCGTATTTTATCATACTACTCAAAAACCGCTTCTTATTTGGTGTTGGAAGGCGCCAGCCCAGAGCAGGTTGATGAAGCTCTAGAGCGTTTCGGCTTTGCCATGGGACCGCATAAAGTGGGCGATTTGGCCGGATTGGATATCGGCTGGATGACACGAAAGCGCAAAGCTGCGACCCGCTCAAAACAAGATCGCTATGCTGGTGATGTCGCTGATAGAATTTGTGAAAATGGTTGGTATGGCCGCAAAACCGGTCAGGGATATTATCTTTATGATAGCTCGGATATCCGCCCCAACCCCGAGGTCGGCAACATAATTGACGCAACACGCACAAAGCTTGGGATGACGCCAAAGTCCTTCACAGAAAATGAGATCGTGGATCGCTATATGACCGCGATGATCAGTGAAGCTGTGCGGGTGCTAGAGGATAAGATTGCCGCGCGCCCTGTCGATGTCGATATGGTATTTCTATTTGGCTACGGGTTTCCACGCCACCGTGGGGGACCACTACATTATGCCGATAAAATTGGTGCAGAAAAGTTGATCGAGCGGATTGAAGCCTATGCCAAGGATGATGATCATTACTGGAAAGTGCCAAACCTGCTTCGGGACATGGCGGCACAGGGTAAAAAATTCGCTGACTTAAACCGATAG
- a CDS encoding pimeloyl-CoA dehydrogenase large subunit, whose protein sequence is MDLNFSAQERAFQSEVQSFLADNLPDDIAAKVRLGDGLTKDMMDLWHSILNAKGWLATTWPKDFGGPGWTPVQKHIFEEECCRAYAPRIVPFGLNMLGPVLQKFGTAEQQESILPRILSGEDWWCQGYSEPGAGSDLASLKTRAIRDGDEYIINGQKTWTTLGQHANKIFCLVRTSGEGKPQEGISFVLVDIDTPGIDMRPIRLIEGGHEVNEVFFTDVRVPVSNLVGEENKGWTIAKFLLSHERTGIAGVGFSMQALEEVKTLAHSIRRGAKRLIDDPLFSARLANVEIDLEAMKITNLRMLFQAQKQGAPGPETSMLKIKGTVINQELRDLARRALGPTAAPFPGHVTDGNILFGPADTAFNAARYFNNRKTSIFGGSNEIQRNILTKTMLEL, encoded by the coding sequence ATGGATCTTAATTTTTCCGCCCAAGAACGGGCCTTTCAATCCGAAGTGCAATCATTTCTGGCAGATAACTTGCCAGACGATATCGCCGCAAAAGTCCGACTTGGCGATGGTTTGACCAAAGATATGATGGATCTTTGGCACAGCATCCTAAATGCCAAGGGCTGGCTTGCGACAACCTGGCCTAAAGATTTTGGAGGACCCGGTTGGACACCGGTGCAAAAGCACATTTTTGAAGAAGAATGTTGCCGTGCCTATGCCCCGCGCATCGTGCCTTTTGGGTTAAACATGCTTGGACCTGTGCTGCAGAAATTTGGTACGGCAGAGCAGCAGGAAAGTATTTTGCCGCGTATTTTATCCGGTGAAGATTGGTGGTGCCAAGGGTATTCTGAGCCCGGCGCAGGATCAGACCTTGCATCCCTTAAAACCCGGGCGATACGCGACGGCGACGAGTACATCATCAATGGTCAAAAAACATGGACCACATTGGGCCAGCACGCAAATAAGATTTTCTGCCTTGTGCGCACAAGCGGCGAAGGCAAACCCCAAGAAGGCATCAGTTTTGTATTGGTTGATATAGACACACCTGGCATCGACATGCGTCCGATCCGCTTGATCGAAGGGGGCCATGAGGTCAATGAAGTCTTTTTTACCGACGTGCGCGTTCCAGTCAGCAATTTGGTCGGTGAGGAAAACAAAGGCTGGACGATTGCCAAATTTCTTCTTAGCCATGAGCGCACCGGGATCGCAGGCGTTGGCTTTTCGATGCAAGCGTTAGAAGAGGTTAAAACCCTTGCTCATAGCATTCGCCGAGGGGCGAAACGGCTCATTGATGATCCGTTGTTTTCCGCACGCTTGGCCAATGTTGAGATTGACCTTGAGGCAATGAAAATCACCAATTTGCGTATGTTATTTCAGGCCCAGAAGCAAGGAGCCCCGGGGCCAGAAACTTCAATGCTCAAAATCAAGGGAACTGTGATTAACCAAGAGCTGCGCGATCTTGCCCGTCGCGCATTAGGCCCTACGGCAGCGCCTTTTCCCGGGCATGTCACCGATGGCAATATTCTCTTTGGACCGGCGGACACCGCCTTTAATGCGGCAAGGTATTTTAACAATCGAAAGACATCTATCTTTGGCGGGTCAAATGAAATTCAGCGCAATATTCTAACCAAAACCATGTTGGAGCTTTAA